The following DNA comes from Clarias gariepinus isolate MV-2021 ecotype Netherlands chromosome 7, CGAR_prim_01v2, whole genome shotgun sequence.
TATATGTTGGAGTTCCTATCATCAAATGAAAGTTTGtttttgtgagaaaacagcaTTCAGTGTCTTTATATTGTTctatcccatgggtgcttgattggAATGAATTATATCAAGTTTGGAGGCAAAAATCGGCAATCTTAGGCTTTTTGACTGCTGGGTTTCACGCATGGAAAGTTGTGGTACAATTTGTGGTCAGTTGCCTTTTGATTGTGGCcagcattatttttttcaataatttgtGTTGCATTGGCTGTTCTGTGGGATTGGAATGGATAAACGGGCCTTTGTTCCCAAATGGCTTTGATTACCCTTTGGTGCCCATGATCATGTCACAACTTtattggtatataattgatagtgaatgttaatgtattaatgttatgtggtgctaatattatggctgatctgtgtatggTCAGCCAAAGGATAAATGCATTCAAAATTGAACTCTATTAATCTGGGCCCCTGCTCCTGGCTAAAGGTTTTGACTATATTTATAACAAACGTCTGTCATTATTTCAGTGTGCCTTATATTAGTTGATGACTACATTTAACAGGTATAATATCTTGCAAAGGATTGACCattgcaaaaaataaagcagTGAATCCTCATTTATTTAGGAATAATATGttctaagaaataaaataaaaaatatctgtaacacaaagtttctttataaagattttttttttaaataagctatTACAGaaattcagatgaaacttgttTTAAATAAGCTAAGTCACGTAGTAGGTACTTTCCCTATGAGTTGCTTTTTAGTGTTCTTCTCTGGTTTCAATATAATTACATAACACTTTGGGAGAAATATGCAGAATAGTAAACCAAAACTAGAGGCTAAGATAGCAAAGATCTCCACAGCTACAGTAAATTTACCAGGAGAGCTGACATAAGCTGGAATAAAGGTGATCCAAACTGCACAGAATATAAGCATGCTGAATGTTATAAATTTGGCTTCATTGAAATTATCAGGCAGCGTCCGGGCCAGAAAagccaaaataaaacataaaagtgCCAAAAATCCTATATAACCCAGCACAGCCCAAAAACCTATAGCTGAACCTACATTACATTCTAATACAATCTTTTCCTTGTAGTAGTTCATGTTCTTGTAGGGGAAAGGAGGAGATATTATTAACCAAATTACACAAATAAGGACTTGTATAAGAGTGAATGCAAGAACACTGAGTCTCTGTTGTGGAGGCCCAAACCATTTCATGACATTACTTCCTGGAAGTGTAGTCCTGAAGGCCATTAACACCACTACAGTTTTCCCCAGGACACAGGAGATGCAAAGGACAAAAGTGATCCCAAATACTGTGTGGCGCAACATGCAGGACCACTGAGAGGGCCGTCCAATGAAAGTCAGCGAACAAAGGAAACACAAAGTCAGAGAAAATAGCAATAGGAAGCTTAATTCTGAATTATTTGCTTTAACAATTGGTGTGTCCTTGTAcgtaaagaaaattaaagcaaTGGCGATGGTGAAAGATACTCCTaccaaagaaaacaacacaaGAATGATTCCCATTATTTCCTCAAATGACAGAAATTCCACCAACTTTAAGACACAATTATCTTTCTTGTCATTAGACCACAGTTCTGGTGGACACGTGATGCATGTAACAGaatctaaagaaaaagaaattacatataaaatacTGTAACTATGATGGtaatcattttgtttgtttgcttttttaggTTTGGTTTCCTTCTTCTAAAATGGATGCCATTTAATTCAGAGTAATAAAACAGAGTATTTTTCATTATACCTGTTGTATTGCTGATTTCCCCCTCTGTGCATGGAATGCAGTCATAGCAGCAGATCGGTCTGCCTTTTTGCATTGCCTTCCTGGTGCCAGGGAAACAACTTTTACTGCACACGGAGACTGGGACCTGAAAACCCCAGtttcttgtatttatttattgaccaGATACTATTATATGTATTGTACATAATCTCGTGATATTGCATTGCTGTACCTGTGGTTTACTGTGGGCCCAGGCTATACTGATATTGTTAAATGACAGTTGAAGATGTGTTTGTAAAGAAGCATCATAAAAGCCCACTTTAGCAAATACTGTTTTACCATCCTTAGCTTGCTGCCAGTTCAACAAATCATACCTTGCTGCTGGGTCTCCTTTCTCATCAAAAAATACATCCTCTCCTGATGTAGTGGTGAAATGGAGTTTCTTTAACTCATTgacaatctaaacaaagcatTGCAACATACACTgtaagtttgtttatttatttaggtagTTAGGAAAGTAGGTAGGGAATTGTTTTTGCCCATTTGTTTTtgcctgattttttatttttattttatttttttaatcaggccATATCTTTATACTTACCTGCCATGGTTGTTGGGTATCTCCTAGGTTAGTGCACACAGTAGTTCCTCCTTTTTTACTGTCCCTCTTTGAACAGCCATAACTGTTATGCAGAGCATAAGCCACAGCATACACAGCCTTATATACATTATTTGCAATTTGTAACTCTGAAACATCTGTAAATGGATTCTGCACTTCACTTAATTTTTCGTTGCCTTTACACATTTCTTTAATCTCTACATTTTCTTGTATGGGTAGTTTGCATTCAAATATTGTCTCCCACAACCTTTTGTAAAGCTCAACATTAGAAGCTGAATTGAGTTTGGTCAGAAATTCCCCAAGGCCATTGATTTGTGCTTTCGGGATAGCAAAACCCATGGATCCTTTCAGAATAGGCTGCCATTCAGCCGTAGCAATGTTCATGTCAGAGATCCAAGACTCACTTCCAATCCACTGAAACCCAGTGATGTTCTGCAAGGCCATTTCTTTTAGAAGAACCTCCATATCAGAGTATGAGATAAAAGCTACAATAACTTTGGAGGTTGCAGTCTTAATCATCTCAACTATTCTCAGAATCTTTTCTCTGGGGTCTGTTCTAAAGAATGCTTCAGAAAATTCAACACAAACTCCCTCTTCTTTGGCTGCATTAATAAAGGTGTTCATACCGTTGTTCCCATAGTCATTATCACTGCATATGGCTCCTACCCATGTCCAACTAAAATGCTTGACCAACTTAGCCAAGGCTCTGCTTTGATAGTGATCACTGGGAACCGTTCTGAAGAAAGATGGGTATTTCCTCTTGTCACTTAGGCATGCACATGTTGCAAAGTGACTAATCTGTACAACATATATTTCGttagaaacaaacaagaaaacaaataacaaaaaaaatcattacccTTTGAGCTACAATTGTATGTAATTGTAGCTCATTTTACCTTACATCTATTAATAGACATGGCAAATACATTAATTTTAGTATTAGattattttgtttctgattttaaaatgataaactaATAGGATAAtgcaaagtttttattttttattttacagttgttTTTCACTAGACAGGCAAACAGTCAGGCAGGCAGAGAgacaatagatagatagatggatggatggatggatggatgatttaCTGTACCACAGGTATGTGCAAAGGTCCCATGGTAGCAGAGATGGCAATTGTTGGGGTGGATGATGTTTCTGCTATGATTGCTTTAACAGTTTCAGGATCAGAGCACGACACTAAAGTTGTATTTTCTCCATGGCCATTAACTAAAGACAGCGAGGCTCTTATTGCCATTTCTACTGATCCACAGGaatcatatattttataacCCAATTTAACACCAGGAAGAATATCACTTCTGTTGTTAATTTCCTCAATGGCAAACACCATTGTTTGTGCATTTTGGAATTCCCGAAGGCTCAAACTACAGTAAATAAGCAAGCAagttaataagtaaaaaaaaaaaagaaatgtattttatatgaataaatacatgtaGATTATTTTCTAGGTAGACCTGGCATcacatatattataaatattattttctacCTTAAAACTTGTAAAGGTTTCTGTATTTAAACTTTCTgaatttttctcccttttttagCTCACCTTTTGCAATTGGACTGCTGTGGGCCTGATGTGAATGCATGTACTGTCTGTTCCCAGCTGTTGTGAAAGGAGAATATTCCACCAATCATTACATCCCCATTTCTGATGACCTGAGGAGGACTGCGTAGCCCTCTTAAGCTGCATGGAGGATCAGCACTTCTTACCACAGATAGCAAAAGCCATGTGAACCGAAAATTCATTGTCAACCTTTAGAAAACACATTGCCCTCTgttcatttataatattttttggcTCACAAATGCCCTATAATTAGGGGGAGGGCTTTAACTATGCAGTTGGATTATCACATTAGGTTTGACTGCCTATTAAAGATTTACAGATTTCTATTCtatttacatatttgtttaaCACTGAGTCTACAATAAAGTGTACAAAGTTGATTCATGTGTTTACGATAAATCAATAGTACAAATTGactatttagctttttttatttatcttaatgttgttttaaacatgttttagctaacaatttaaacaattagGACGAATACTTCATTCAAAAAGCATCTACCAATTAAATTTCTTGctaatacaatatattttaaaataaaatccaaaacaaaaaataagcaatttggcagcaataaaaagtaaaaaccacttaaaatgaaaagaagttaaagttaatttatttatgtatttattattttagtttttttttctttgctctcCTGATGACAGCAGCTGTAAAATTTTTAGGCATTTGAGATTAGCACTGCCCCACAATAAGAAATGCAGACACTGATTTGTcaacaaataataaacagacTCTAAATGGTTGACAGAATCATAAATGGCCTTTTAAAAATAGggaaaaaagtttatttgtttGCCTGATCAGACAACTGCAGGAGGCTTTCCAAACATAgttttaatgtcatttattGACTAGCACATTAAGATGTCACCAACTAATTGACAATTAAAGAATACTTTATGACTACTTTGTTTATTTAccccactaagcatggggagaacatgcaacctccgcacacgcgggcacacacacacacacacacacacacacacacacacacacacacacacacacacacacacatatacacacacacacacatatacacacacacacacacacacacacacacacacacatatacacacacacacacacacacacacacacacacacacacacacacacagagagagagagagaaattaaacTCTCAACCATTGAGGTATGAGGCCACTGTGCTAACCTCTACACTACCATGCTGCTGTTAGTTGATTCACTGTTGTATTATTAAGATAGTCTAACTAAAATATAGCAGTAAACATATTAAAAGTAGACTTACTGGTATTGACTAATTACCTAATTATTGACTAATTACCTTAGGACGCATTGATATCCCTGACATAAACTGAAACATGCCAGGACACATAATTTGCTTTAAACAATCCATGCAGTGGGCAGTGGTTGTTTTTAATAAGAAAGTGTATgggaggttaaaaacaaggAGTTTCAGCATCATActaatgcaaaatttgcttaCTTTAATCATGTTGCaacaaaatatgcatttaaacCATAACACTGAACATGTCTAATGTTTAAAGATTCACctgaattttacattttgtactgtaaaaaatattctgGGTTGCAATTTATCAGacacacttaaaaacaaattactAGTTGGTCACAGAGGTCATTTTGCAACAGTTctgaaatttttaaatgtaatatccATGTGGAGTTTTTCACAATCTgtattgctttatcctgtgaACATGTAGTGAGGTGCAATACAGAATTTTAAGGATTCCCATCAAAGAATAAAACGCGACACAGAGGAATTCTACTTATTGCTTACTTCTAAGAAGTTAGATTCAGCAGGAAAGGAActttttaatatgttaaattaGGCCTCGtcagagaaataaaatacacgAATCATCctctttgtgtgtttatttattgagaAAATGAATAGTGAATTTTGAATGTGTAGTGAACGAGTCGATATAAAGCAACTTTAGCACATTTACTTTCACTATGTGCCAGGTGATAAGTTGACTTTTAGAGTCCACTTTGAGGAAGTTAACTAAACATAGTGACCTACCGATGTGTGGATGATGTATTAAAACATGGACGATTACCTGTTTCCATTTTAGCTTTATTGACTACTAATAActcatttttacatttgaatGATAACTGATGGTGTGGTCAGTGTTGGCAgctatttaaagtaaaaagtagccaAAGAGTGCTAGAAAGGTTGCTAGATGTAACTAAATTATGCTAATTTGCATATTGATAACATCACCAGGCAGTATGTTCATAGCAACTAGagacacaaaaataaggtagtgtgtgtaaaaatctgGTCATCTCTAGTAAAGCCAGGTCCTGGGACCATACCACTCAAAATTAACTATTGCAATCAGATGATCCACAAACAAGCATTCAATTCAACATAAATGTTGTCGTAATTAGGTAAATGTTGTAAATCAAAGTAAatagagtaaataaaaacagtggggAAGCTTTGGGGAGCTCTGATAGGTGCATGTGGAGCTCTACATTGGTCAAAATGGACCTCCTTCAATATCCCTGATTGGGCGTTGACCAGGTCTGGGGGATCGATCAAGCTTTGATCTCTGTAcagtcatttttaaatgtgactTTTAAAAATTACTGTATAACTTTAAGACAAATATTTATCAGTATTATTttagcttgattttttttttgttttacttgtaTCATTTTTAGGAAGAATGGTCCTCCATTTTCTCAATGAGGGAGCCTCCTCTTCTATTACATCATGTAAAAAGAGACTGGGAGTACAATTTAGTAGTGTTTATTtacaaagaggaaaaaaaaatgttgctcaTTTAGTATTTCCCATTATTTGCCTTTTAGTGTTCCTTTCAGGCTTCAATAAAATTACATAACATTTTGGTGCAAAAATACAGAATAGCAAACTGTAACTTGATGCTAAAATGGCAAATATTTCTACAGCTACAGTGAATTTTCCAGGAGAGCTGACATAAGCTGGGATAAAGGTAATCCAAACTGCACAAAAAATCAGCATACTGAATGTGATAAATTTTGCCTCATTAAAATGATCAGGCAGTTTTCGAGCCACAAAAGCCAAAACAAAGCATAAACTGGCAAGCAAGCTTATATATCCCAATACGGCCCAGAAACCTACAGCTGAACCCACATTGCACTCTAACAAGATTTTTTCTTGGTAataattcatattcatataAGGAAATGGAGGTGATGATGttaaccaaaacaaacaaattagaaTCTGTATGATGGTAAAGGCAAGAACACTGAGTCTCTGCTGTAGAGGCCCAAACCATTTCATAACATTGCTTCCTGGACGTGTGGCCCTGAAGGCCATTAACACCACTATTGTTTTCCCTAAAACACATGAGATGCAGAGAACAAAGGTAATACCAAATGCTGTGTGACGCAGCATACAGGACCACTCAGATGGCCGACCAATGAAAGTAAGTgaagaaagaaaacacagtGTCAGAGAGAAAAGGAGCAAAAAGCTTAGCCCAGAG
Coding sequences within:
- the LOC128528184 gene encoding extracellular calcium-sensing receptor-like gives rise to the protein MVFAIEEINNRSDILPGVKLGYKIYDSCGSVEMAIRASLSLVNGHGENTTLVSCSDPETVKAIIAETSSTPTIAISATMGPLHIPVISHFATCACLSDKRKYPSFFRTVPSDHYQSRALAKLVKHFSWTWVGAICSDNDYGNNGMNTFINAAKEEGVCVEFSEAFFRTDPREKILRIVEMIKTATSKVIVAFISYSDMEVLLKEMALQNITGFQWIGSESWISDMNIATAEWQPILKGSMGFAIPKAQINGLGEFLTKLNSASNVELYKRLWETIFECKLPIQENVEIKEMCKGNEKLSEVQNPFTDVSELQIANNVYKAVYAVAYALHNSYGCSKRDRDTQQPWQIVNELKKLHFTTTSGEDVFFDEKGDPAARYDLLNWQQAKDGKTVFAKVGFYDASLQTHLQLSFNNISIAWAHSKPQVPVSVCSKSCFPGTRKAMQKGRPICCYDCIPCTEGEISNTTDSVTCITCPPELWSNDKKDNCVLKLVEFLSFEEIMGIILVLFSLVGVSFTIAIALIFFTYKDTPIVKANNSELSFLLLFSLTLCFLCSLTFIGRPSQWSCMLRHTVFGITFVLCISCVLGKTVVVLMAFRTTLPGSNVMKWFGPPQQRLSVLAFTLIQVLICVIWLIISPPFPYKNMNYYKEKIVLECNVGSAIGFWAVLGYIGFLALLCFILAFLARTLPDNFNEAKFITFSMLIFCAVWITFIPAYVSSPGKFTVAVEIFAILASSFGLLFCIFLPKCYVIILKPEKNTKKQLIGKVPTT